GGTCGCAGGACGCAACAAAACAAGCCCGCAATTCCTCCCAACACCGAATCAGAGATTTCGGTGTGGGACTCCTTGCGGTTCGAGTTGAAAAATTTGCTCTGCAGTTAAATTCAAATCTCGAAAAGTTGGTGATATTATCCTATCATTACCCCTAAACTGGCTAACCTGATACTCACCCTCAACCAACAAGTAAACTGATATAGTTGGTTGTTTAGAATTGCCAATAAACTTTCTTGCACCATTAGCTAAATAATCAACAATCCAGTATTCAGGAATGCCAATACCCTCATATTCGCCAGCTTTTTTATAGTAATCATCACGCCAATTTGTACTGACAACCTCAATAACTAATGGAACTGAGGCACCTTGAGTTACTGTCGATTCTTTTTTCCATAATGGTTCATTTGCTAAATTATTGCGGTTCAATATCAGCAAATCTGGCAAATAGGCTGATTCACCAAAAAGCGATTTGACTAATACTTGTTTGGGGATGGAATAGGGGAGGTTTATTCGTTTAATTTCTGTAGCTAGTTCCAGAGTTAAAAACCCTGTAATTTCTTCATGATCTCCCACTGGTTGTGCTATTTCAACAATCACTCCATCATGTAATTCGTAGCGTCCCCCGTCAGGTTTCCATTGAATAAATTCTGTAAAATTTACTAATTTGGTTTTTGGTATAGCTGCAGTCATACTGTCAATTCCTTAGAGGTTGTTTGAAAAGTCCGTTTTCATGTGTCCTGGCGATTAGAAATCGCGGCTACACAGACAAAACCTGCACTTCGACAAGCTCAGTGACCACCTCCGCAGGTTGGAAAAACCTTCTCTTCGACACGCACTCGCGTTCGTAGAGAAAATATTGTGTTACTCCCTTCCCGCTGGAAGATTACCGAAATAATTTTTAGCTCACGCAAAGGCGCAAAGGCGCAAAGAAGGAAAATTATAGGTAATCTTAGACCGGGAAGGGAGTAGTCCACGGAGGTGGACTTTGCTTGTGTAGTTGTCACCTTCATTCGCCCAAAACTTTTCAAACATCCTCTTATGGGCGACAGATTTATTCAATTCTCAAATGGTAAACTAGGATATGGACTCTTAGGAAATATCGCCAACTCAGTTTCCGGGTCAAAAAAGTGAATTTTATCTGTCACCAGCGATAACCAAAGTTGCTCACCAGGACGCACTAATTTATCTGGTGGTACCCGCACTTGCAGATAATTATCAGTCTGGGACAGTCTCACACTAATAAAAGAATCATTACCAAGATTCTCTACCACATCTACATCCACTGGTAAATTTTTCGTAGCAGGTACACCCATAATTAAGTGTTCTGGACGCATACCTAAAATTATGGTTTGTCCGTCGTATTTTTGCAGAGCATTGACCCAGATATCTGGTAAAGTGAAGCGAAACTGGGAATGGCTAATTAATAATGGGGCGTGAAATTCTACCGGGATAAAATTCATCGGTGGTGAACCAATGAATTCGGCGACAAAGCGGTTAGCAGGGCGGTTGTAAAGTTCTAGAGGTGCAGCCACTTGCTGGATTTGTCCCTGATTCATAATTGCAATGCGATCGCCCATTGTCATTGCTTCGGTTTGGTCGTGGGTAACGTAAATGGTCGTTGTCCCTAATTGTCGCTGCAATTTCACAATTTGAGCGCGAGTTTCAGCCCGCAGTTTAGCATCTAAATTCGACAGCGGTTCATCCATCAAAAACACTTGGGGATTCCGGGCGATCGCCCTTCCTAATGCTACCCGTTGTCTTTGTCCCCCAGATAATTGTTTGGGTAATCGATTTAACAATGGTTCAATTTGTAACAATTGGGCAACGTTCAGCACCCGTTGAGCTACAGCCCGTTCCCTATCAGAAACATAACGGAGTCCTTTAGGTAACTTTCTTGTCATCTCCACCAGTAGATTTTCAGCCCACGGTGGAAGTTGGGAGGATGAGGAAGTATTTTCTTCTTCCCTTGAATAGTCTCCCCCTCCTCCTCGGCGCCGTAGACCAAAAGCAATGTTGTCATACACCGTCATGTGGGGATAGAGGGCGTAATTTTGAAACACCATTGCGATGTCCCGTTCCTTGGGGGGGAGGTCATTAATCAAGCGATCGCCTAGCCAAATTTTACCGCCAGTCATCACCTCCAACCCAGCTATTAACCGCAGCAGGGTACTTTTACCACAACCAGAGGGTCCCACCAGCACGATAAATTCCCCATCTTCGACGGTGAGGTTAATCTGTCGCAAGACATTAATATTGTCTGCACGTTCTGACGCTGTATCACTTTTTTGGGATAGTGACGTAGTACCTTCCCCTTTGCGGGGGGGAAAACTTTTATAAATGTTTTCTAAAATAACTTGGGACACGGGTGTTAATTGGGGATTGGGGATTGGGGACTGGGGGAGGGGGAGATGAGGGAGATGAGGGAGAAATAACAAATGAGAACAGTCAACCGTCAACCGTCAACCGTCAACCGTCAACCATCAACGGACACATAATACACGTTCTTTGTCAATACGAAAAGTTAAATAAATAGCTTTCACCATAAAAAGAACACTACCCTTAATTCTAGGGCTATTAGAAGGTGTCGTTTGTAGCCATTTATGTTTGGCTTGAGCATAAGTTTCAATTGCTACCCAGCTATCTGCTCCAGTGAGTACCGCTTCGCAATAGCAACGATATCTATTAGCAGATGCTGTTTAGTGCGCTCAATTCTTGGATCTTCTAGACCAGAAAAGTGTTTGAGGATGGTATCGTCAAAGTTTGGGTTCATAAGTAGTGGATGCACCGAGCGCCTGGAGTAGCAGCAAAAATGCTAACCCTCTACTATACCTCATTTTTCGTTCCAATTAAGATGCGTTTGCCCTGCTCTACAATATAACTCCAACAATGTGGAGAAATAAAACCATGAGCAACTTTATTGAGGAGAGAGTCCCAGCTAAAACCGTGAGAAACTAACTCCTTAAGAATATCCTACTTGACGGCAAAATTGTGCATTGAAATGGCGAGTGGTAGCACTTAAGCTAAATAACTTAGGGCACATAATTAGCCATCATGAACTGCCTCATCGCCGTGGTTCCCCTTGAATCGTGACTCTTTACCGCCATAACAAAAAATATATGTGCCTAAAATCACAGCCAACCACTTTTCAAACAACCTCTTATGTTTAAAGAAGTGCTGAATACTGTACGTAGGTACACAAAAGCTTTCTGCCGTTCTCTACCGTTCTTATGGACAGCAGCACCAAAAGAAACAATCTTGATGATTGCTGGTGTGTTGTTGCAGGGAATTGTTCCCGCAATCAGCATTACTATTACCAAGCAAGTGGTAGATAAAGTGGCAATAGCTGTGAACGAAGGTAAGGAAATTACTGTTGAACTCATGGCTGGCTTGGTAGCTGCATGGGTTGGGGCTTTGCTGCTACAGGCTCTCCTGCGACCTTGGATGTCAGCAATTCAAGGAAACTTGGGTGAAAAGCTAACGACTCACATTAACTTGTTGTTGATGCGTAAAGCTGACACTTTTCCCGATCTGAACCGTTTTGAAGACTCAAAGTTTTATGACGAGCTACGGCTTCTCCAAGAACAAGTAAACTATCAGCCAATGGGTTTTATTGGCAATTTGGCTGAGGGAGGCAGCAGTTTATTCACTTTGGTGACTATGATAGTGCTGCTATTCCCACTGGGATTTTGGATTCCGTTTGTGATTATCATTACAACCATACCCCAGATATATGTTTCCTTCCAGTATGAAATGATTATTTGGGGAGCTATGTATGACAAAAGTCCAGAAGCCAGGCGGATGCAGTATTGCTCTTCGGTGATGCTTACTGATACTTACGCTAAAGAAGTGCGATTGTTTAAGCTTGGTTCTTTGTTTATTAGTCGATATATCAAAGAATTCCAGTCTTTACATCAAACTATGCGTCACTTGCGTGGTAAACAAGCTTTTTGGGCAGCACGTTTATCTGTGATGAGTGCTTTGGGGAATGGCTTTGCCTTTTATTGGGTGGTGCAGCAGGCTTTTAGAGGAGAGATTAGCCCAGGAAGTGTACTTCTTTTCGTGCAATCACTAGCTTACCTCCAGCAGAATTTAGAACAATGTATCACTGTCTCTTTAACTACCTTTGAGACTCTACTCTATATGCAGCAGTTTTTTGGTTTCCTTGATAGCCAAGCTACCATGCCTGTGTGCATTCCGGGTAAACCAGTACCTGTTCCCATGCGAACGGGCATCACTTTTAACAAAGTACAGTTTTGCTATCCAGACAATCGGTCTGCTTTAACAGATGTTTCCTTTACTCTGGAACCTGGAGAAACCGTAGCTTTGGTAGGGGAAAATGGCGCAGGCAAGACCACGCTCGTAAAGCTGCTGACGCGGTTATATGACCCTACAGAAGGAGCTATTTTGGTCGATGGTGTGGACTTGAGGGAATTAAATTTGGATGGGTGGCGACAGAAGATTGCTGTGGTGTTTCAAGACTTTAGTTGCTATGCACTTACCCTGGGAGAAAATATTGCATTGGGAGACATTGAGGCATTGGATGACTCAGAACGCCTCAGACGTGCAGTCCAAAAAGCTGGTATAGCTGAACTGGTCGAAAAATTTCCTCAAGCAGAACTTACTCCTTTAGGTAAGCAATTTGGTGGTACAGAACTTTCGGGAGGGGAATGGCAAAAATTAGCGATCGCTAGAGCCTTCATGCGGGAAGAAGCCCAAATACTGATTCTTGATGAGCCTACAGCTGCCCTTGACCCCCGCAGCGAGTATGAGGTATACCGACGCTTTGTAGAACTAGCTCAAGGTAAGACTACGCTTTTAATTACTCATCGACTAGCTTCAGTACGCATGGCTGACCGGATCTTAGTTTTGAAGCATGGGCAGCTGATTGAAGAAGGTACTCACGAGGAGCTATTAGGACGTAAAGGTGAGTATGCGACGCTTTGGAATATGCAAGTAGAACAATATGGCTATCAAATTAATGGCTCTTGCGTGTGTAGCGTGCTTAATTATTAATGAAAATCGATTAAATTGCTTTAATAACAAGGCTTACAGGCGTTTATAATTTGATTTTTAGTAACAGGATCTCAAATACAAAAAATAATGGCTTTTATCGGAGCCACGCAAGGGTTTCAAACTTATTTTTTAACAAATTCAGCACGCTAAGTACGGAAGAGCCGTATTTTTGCCCGTAATACAAAAGGGGATTATACAACTGATGAATTCATTGGTTTCCGAGAAAATAGGGACAGTTTAAAAGAAATATTCCAAAATTCTTTGTTAGCTGATATGGGGCTAATAGAAATAAAAGAATTAGAAAATACTATGCAACACTTCAATATGGGATTCTTTGCTAGTTCACCGCTTTTTGCTCAGACCCTATCACTTGAACTCTGGTTGCGCTGCTTGTCCAAGGATAGTAGAAGTTTCTGGTTAGAAGAGGATTAGCAGAGATCACTTTTGTTCATAGCAAGTAGAAAAATTAAGACAAAGCCTATATTTTCCAAGAGGTCTATTGTATAGAAAGGTCAATCATGAAAGACATTCACGTCCCACTCTATGTTTCCACGACTTTTTTTGAAGAAAGCGCAATTTTATGGCTCTTCCGTACTTAGCGTGCTAAATTTATTAAATAATCAGCTTGAAACCCTTACTGAGATACGGTAATAGCCATTATTTCCTGTATTTTTGGTCATATTGCTGAAAATTAAATTATGAACGCCTGTAAGTCTTACTTTTAAAGCAAATTTATAGACTTTAACTAAT
The Gloeotrichia echinulata CP02 DNA segment above includes these coding regions:
- a CDS encoding Uma2 family endonuclease, with amino-acid sequence MTAAIPKTKLVNFTEFIQWKPDGGRYELHDGVIVEIAQPVGDHEEITGFLTLELATEIKRINLPYSIPKQVLVKSLFGESAYLPDLLILNRNNLANEPLWKKESTVTQGASVPLVIEVVSTNWRDDYYKKAGEYEGIGIPEYWIVDYLANGARKFIGNSKQPTISVYLLVEGEYQVSQFRGNDRIISPTFRDLNLTAEQIFQLEPQGVPHRNL
- a CDS encoding ATP-binding cassette domain-containing protein; amino-acid sequence: MSQVILENIYKSFPPRKGEGTTSLSQKSDTASERADNINVLRQINLTVEDGEFIVLVGPSGCGKSTLLRLIAGLEVMTGGKIWLGDRLINDLPPKERDIAMVFQNYALYPHMTVYDNIAFGLRRRGGGGDYSREEENTSSSSQLPPWAENLLVEMTRKLPKGLRYVSDRERAVAQRVLNVAQLLQIEPLLNRLPKQLSGGQRQRVALGRAIARNPQVFLMDEPLSNLDAKLRAETRAQIVKLQRQLGTTTIYVTHDQTEAMTMGDRIAIMNQGQIQQVAAPLELYNRPANRFVAEFIGSPPMNFIPVEFHAPLLISHSQFRFTLPDIWVNALQKYDGQTIILGMRPEHLIMGVPATKNLPVDVDVVENLGNDSFISVRLSQTDNYLQVRVPPDKLVRPGEQLWLSLVTDKIHFFDPETELAIFPKSPYPSLPFEN
- a CDS encoding ABC transporter ATP-binding protein produces the protein MFKEVLNTVRRYTKAFCRSLPFLWTAAPKETILMIAGVLLQGIVPAISITITKQVVDKVAIAVNEGKEITVELMAGLVAAWVGALLLQALLRPWMSAIQGNLGEKLTTHINLLLMRKADTFPDLNRFEDSKFYDELRLLQEQVNYQPMGFIGNLAEGGSSLFTLVTMIVLLFPLGFWIPFVIIITTIPQIYVSFQYEMIIWGAMYDKSPEARRMQYCSSVMLTDTYAKEVRLFKLGSLFISRYIKEFQSLHQTMRHLRGKQAFWAARLSVMSALGNGFAFYWVVQQAFRGEISPGSVLLFVQSLAYLQQNLEQCITVSLTTFETLLYMQQFFGFLDSQATMPVCIPGKPVPVPMRTGITFNKVQFCYPDNRSALTDVSFTLEPGETVALVGENGAGKTTLVKLLTRLYDPTEGAILVDGVDLRELNLDGWRQKIAVVFQDFSCYALTLGENIALGDIEALDDSERLRRAVQKAGIAELVEKFPQAELTPLGKQFGGTELSGGEWQKLAIARAFMREEAQILILDEPTAALDPRSEYEVYRRFVELAQGKTTLLITHRLASVRMADRILVLKHGQLIEEGTHEELLGRKGEYATLWNMQVEQYGYQINGSCVCSVLNY